In Cryptococcus gattii WM276 chromosome A, complete sequence, one genomic interval encodes:
- a CDS encoding Guanosine-diphosphatase, putative (Similar to TIGR gene model, INSD accession AAW41664.1), whose product MPAHSFTSSADISLSPSIEASTSDSLPSLLSSLRHRPSGRISKTPTSPKSFASAMFSARKYTPLPTNANGPSRKRTAAGLTAWKRWALLATIAVALIFLVFGRSGGGSDEQIYNEENTYTPSLDEDVVEGDAVDYSSPPFRPEDSNVAQPLDHEDGDDGVLHALPIGDTSNPHDPTSNEAQDASEAEGDFTEVTDEESFSEKQSPYPGSFEEDPDPTSTTACTESISSDKPLVQYALTIDAGSTGSRIHVYKFNNCGPSPQLEYETFMAVNPGLSAYARDPTAAAASLDPLLEEAYRVVPESLRKCTPVEVKATAGLRLLGQQESVAILDEVRNRLETNWDFTVSVYAWITANYLLNKIGEGADSDDTLAVMDLGGASTQIVFEPKFPADSDQALVEGEHKYELNFGGKDFTLYQHSYLGYGLMRARRSVHNLVAFTWSFGQGEVEWENLSEDIEVPNPCLSKGMTRRVALDPPGRPTVNVTMHGGNGNFEACNRVVELVMAKDAICEVKPCSFNGVYQPSLLDTFPRGQLLALSYFTDRIKPLHPSSSTLSISELTSMAKDVCAGPDAWADRWGSDPVAMEELAGRPEYCLDLTFMNALLGLGYELSPERELMVEKKLRGVELGWALGAGLALVEKAELTCTA is encoded by the exons ATGCCTGCACACTCATTCACTTCTTCCGCCGATATCTCTCTCTCCCCGTCGATAGAGGCATCCACATCAGACTCCCTGCCCTCTCTCTTGTCCTCTCTCCGACACAGACCGTCAGGTAGAATCTCGAAAACCCCAACTTCACCAAAATCTTTCGCGAGCGCAATGTTCTCCGCGCGCAAGTACACTCCATTGCCTACTAATGCCAATGGCCCTTCAAGGAAACGCACTGCTGCTGGTTTGACAGCATGGAAGAGATGGGCTTTACTCGCCACTATCGCTGTGGCCCTTATCTTTTTGGTATTTGGCCGCTCTGGAGGTGGATCTGATGAACAGATCTACAATGAAGAAA ACACATACACACCCTCGCTGGACGAGGACGTCGTAGAAGGCGATGCAGTCGACTACAGCTCTCCTCCTTTCCGTCCTGAAGACTCTAATGTGGCTCAGCCTTTGGACCATGAAGACGGAGATGACGGTGTACTTCACGCCCTTCCTATTGGCGACACTTCCAACCCTCACGACCCTACCTCTAACGAAGCCCAGGATGCTTCTGAAGCTGAGGGGGACTTCACCGAGGTCACCGACGAGGAGTCTTTTTCTGAGAAGCAATCTCCTTACCCTGGATCCTTCGAGGAAGACCCCGACCCCACTTCCACTACTGCCTGTACCGAGTCCATCTCTTCTGACAAGCCTCTTGTACAGTACGCTCTTACCATTGACGCTGGTTCCACCGGTTCAAGGATTCATGTCTACAAATTCAACAACTGTGGTCCTTCTCCTCAGCTGGAGTACGAGACATTTATGGCTGTCAATCCCGGACTCTCTGCCTACGCTCGTGACCCTACTGCTGCCGCTGCTTCTCTTGATCCTTTGCTCGAAGAGGCTTACAGAGTCGTTCCCGAGAGCTTGCGAAAGTGTACACCTGTCGAGGTCAAGGCTACTGCTGGTTTGAGGTTGCTCGGCCAGCAGGAAAGTGTGGCTATCCTTGATGAAGTCAGGAACAGGCTCGAGACCAACTGGGACTTCACTGTCA GTGTCTACGCTTGGATCACCGCCAACTATCTCCTCAACAAGATTGGTGAAGGGGCCGATTCTGACGACACGCTTGCCGTCATGGACCTCGGTGGTGCTTCCACTCAAATTGTATTTGAACCCAAGTTCCCCGCCGACTCTGACCAGGCCCTCGTCGAGGGTGAACACAAGTACGAACTCAACTTTGGCGGCAAGGACTTTACCCTCTACCAACACTCTTACCTCGGCTATGGTCTCATGCGCGCCAGGCGAAGTGTACACAACCTTGTTGCTTTCACCTGGAGCTTTGGCCAGGGTGAAGTTGAGTGGGAGAACTTGAGTGAGGACATTGAAGTGCCCAACCCTTGTTTGTCTAAGGGTATGACTCGAAGAGTCGCGCTCGACCCTCCTGGAAGGCCGACTGTTAATGTTACCATGCACGGTGGTAACGGTAACTTTGAGGCTTGTAACAGGGTTGTCGAGTTGGTCATGGCCAAGGATGC TATCTGTGAAGTCAAGCCTTGCTCTTTCAACGGTGTTTACCAACCCTCCCTTCTCGATACTTTCCCCCGTGGTCAACTCCTCGCCCTTTCCTACTTTACCGACCGCATCAAGCCTCTTCacccctcttcctccaccctctccatctctgAGCTCACCTCTATGGCCAAGGACGTCTGCGCCGGTCCCGATGCCTGGGCTGACCGATGGGGTAGCGACCCAGTCGCGATGGAGGAACTTGCGGGTAGGCCCGAGTACTGTCTCGACTTGACCTTTATGAACGCATTGCTCGGTCTCGGATACGAGCTCTCGCCCGAGAGGGAGTTGATGGTAGAGAAGAAGTTGAGGGGTGTAGAACTCGGCTGGGCGTTGGGTGCCGGTTTGGCGTTGGTGGAGAAGGCTGAGTTGACTTGTACTGCGTAA
- a CDS encoding Hypothetical protein (Similar to TIGR gene model, INSD accession AAW41666.1; CNB04830): MTTLPPPRRIIAAHGINGEPHIIDEEIHYPADSPFQAAVGFLQPELVGKPDKSIEWASIKPARLSNDDAISLRWLDFPPGFKVDLHFTQTIGEYDLIAIRYYGLILSHSDYVIVIHGELEMILHDGSSKTVRAGDTIVQIANIHGWNNNTTEWAMLMVYVSGVAAIVVPSEPVKINGRGLEEPPFNAYHAQF; the protein is encoded by the exons ATGACCACTCTTCCACCTCCCCGAAGAATTATTGCAGCTCATGGTATCAACGGCGAGCCTCACATTATTGACGAAGAGATCCATTATCCAGCCGACTCCCCTTTCCAGGCGGCTGTTGGTTTCCTCCAGCCAGAACTCGTGGGCAAGCCGGACAAATCTATCGAGTGGGCTAGTATCAAGCCCGCGAGACTCTCCAATGACGACGCTATTTCCTTGAGATGGCTTG ACTTTCCCCCCGGTTTCAAAGTCGATCTTCATTTCACTCAAACTATCGGTGAGTATGATCTGATTGCCATTAGATATTACGGGCTCATACTCTCTCATTCAGATTATGTCATTGTCATCCATGGTGAACTCGAAATGATCCTTCACGACGGTTCTTCAAAGACCGTTCGAGCAGGCGATACTATTGTGCAGATCGCCAACATCCATGGTTGGAACAACAACACCACCGAGTGGGCTA TGCTGATGGTCTATGTGTCAGGGGTTGCAGCTATTGTCGTACCCTCTGAGCCTGTTAAGATCAACGGTCGTGGCCTGGAAGAGCCTCCTTTCAACGCTTACCACGCTCAGTTCTAA
- a CDS encoding Transcriptional activator, putative (Similar to TIGR gene model, INSD accession AAW41665.1) produces MGRKKIEIRPLTDERNRNVTFLKRKAGLMKKAWELSVLCAADVSIIIFSAAGKAFEFSSKELDSEIGRYLDYEGMIERRRAAEFAAMALAGEDDDDDDDDDSSRKGSTSKSKTAAAINGNPPPTRSLKGKEVFKHRTVRPSEDRKRKRQDRRQRRKTESSEKRSFIDEIISGGESDSEEEVKPRRRSNVAHEQNRKHMSGQREEDELTDDMPHAARQSLDGLQYALSMYASQPTPERNAPGHRSPHAEFLASAGSSSQTPHTAPPIHRHSSDTIPYSMTNPLAAPVQASLSVPQLAIHPSYPHSPNGHPGYLGYPGSLFGVQAPYLSRQPFVGVPQPPPYYGARGPGSHPAEPPMPGIPTQVPGSQPIQWDQNLLARYAEFQLQQNHQRQQRILLEKQRQQLAELGVPLDEKNLLDEIFGGVGAGRSGSGSAGAFGAGSGSMPLAGLGNTASDGREEGNNLEFIWPLGNNAAAAASGDEDRNDVSSHSAAAAAAAHHRQGGYGKQQRAQQQKAGWGFDGAGFEGMEEGASGSGVGLPSPVSAGAGGGRKYSVDEERMSNRTKV; encoded by the exons ATGGGAAGAAAAAAGATTGAAATTCGCCCGCTCACT GACGAGCGTAACAGAAATGTTACTTTTCTGAAG AGGAAAGCAGgtttgatgaagaaggcCTGGGAATTGTCGGTACTTTGCGCCGCAGATGTGTCGATCATCATCTTTTCTGCGGCCGGCAAGGCATTCGAATTTTCAAGCAAAGAGCTGGACAGTGAGATAGGCAGGTATCTCGAT TATGAAGGGATGATTGAGAGAAGACGAGCGGCAGAGTTTGCAGCAATGGCGCTGGCaggagaggatgatgatgatgatgacgatgacgatTCTTCAAGAAAAGGTTCTACATCCAAAAGCAAGACAGCAGCTGCGATCAATGGCAATCCTCCTCCTACTAGGAGTCTTAAAGGCAAGGAAGTGTTCAAGCACCGAACAGTACGACCGAGCGAGgacaggaagagaaaaagacaGGATAGAAGACAGCGACGCAAAACTGAATCAAGCGAGAAGAGGAGTTTCATCGATGAGATCATTAGTGGAGGCGAGTCTGAcagtgaagaagaagtgaaACCCAGACGACGGTCAAATGTTGCACATGAACAGAACAGGAAGCATATGAGTGGgcagagagaagaggacgagTTGACTGATGATATGCCTCAC GCAGCAAGGCAATCTCTCGATGGATTACAATACGCTCTCAGCATGTACGCGTCTCAACCAACACCCGAACGCAATGCGCCTGGCCATCGATCTCCTCACGCTGAATTTCTCGCTTCTGCCGGTTCATCCTCCCAAACACCGCATACGGCTCCCCCAATCCATCGCCACTCATCAGACACCATTCCATACTCAATGACTAACCCTCTTGCTGCTCCGGTGCAAGCATCGTTAAGTGTCCCACAGCTCGCTATTCACCCTTCCTATCCTCACAGTCCCAATGGTCACCCTGGTTATCTTGGTTACCCTGGTTCTCTTTTCGGGGTGCAAGCGCCATATCTATCGCGTCAACCATTTGTTGGCGTTCCTCAGCCTCCGCCCTATTATGGTGCTCGCGGTCCAGGATCTCATCCCGCTGAACCTCCGATGCCCGGCATTCCAACGCAAGTGCCTGGCTCACAGCCTATTCAATGGGACCAAAATCTCCTCGCTCGTTATGCAGAGTTCCAACTTCAGCAGAATCACCAGCGTCAGCAACGCATACTTTTAGAGAAACAACGACAACAACTGGCAGAGCTGGGCGTCCCTCTGGACGAGAAGAATTTATTAGACGAGATCTTTGGAGGGGTAGGAGCTGGTCGGTCGGGAAGTGGAAGTGCGGGCGCATTTGGGGCAGGTTCAGGATCAATGCCTCTTGCCGGACTCGGCAATACCGCCTCTGACgggagagaagaagggaatAATCTAGAGTTCATCTGGCCGTTGGGTAACAATGCTGCTGCTGCGGCAAGTGGCGATGAAGATCGAAACGACGTTTCTTCCCATtccgctgctgctgctgctgctgctcaTCATCGTCAGGGAGGTTATGGAAAACAACAGCGTGCCCAGCAACAAAAGGCGGGTTGGGGGTTTGATGGCGCGGGCTTCGAGGGCATGGAGGAAGGGGCTAGCGGGAGTGGAGTGGGTTTACCAAGTCCTGTCTCAGCAGGTGCTGGCGGAGGGAGAAAGTACAGTGTAGAtgaggagaggatgagcaACAGGACAAAAGTCTAA
- a CDS encoding 20S proteasome subunit alpha 1 (Similar to TIGR gene model, INSD accession AAW41668.1) has protein sequence MSRSSYDRYLTIFSPEGRLYQVEYAFKAISSAGITAVAIRGKDTSVVITQRKVPDKLLDPETITHLFQITPTIGCVMTGLIADARAQVQRTRSEAAQFRYKYGYEITPESLAKRMANINQVYTQRAGMRPLGISMILIGPDDERGPQLFKLDPAGYFTGYKATSSGQKQTEAANYLEKRWKTLEAEKKDLDRAGVIEMAIECLSSICATDFKASEIEIGISSLSPDEKHIEGQGGRFRQMDERERDEWLVRVGEKD, from the exons ATGTCTCGTTCATCTTATGATCG ATACctcaccatcttctctcctgAAGGAAGG CTCTATCAAGTTG AGTATGCTTTCAAGGCCATTTCCTCAGCCGGTATCACTGCTGTGGCCATAAGAGGCAAGGACACATCCGTCGTCATTACCCAACGGAAAGTTCCT GACAAGCTCCTCGACCCTGAAACTATCACCCACCTGTTTCAAATCACCCCCACTATTGGATGCGTCATGACAGGCTTGATCG CCGACGCGCGGGCGCAAGTGCAGCGAACACGATCGGAGGCTGCTCAATTTAGGTATAAATACGGCTATGAGATTACTCCCGAATCTC TCGCAAAGCGTATGGCTAACATCAACCAAGTTTACACCCAACGAGCTGGCATGAGACCCCTCGGTATTT CTATGATCTTGATTGGTCCTGATGACGAAAGAGGACCTCAACTATTTAAACTTGATCCTGCGGGATATTTTACTGGCTACAAGGCCACTTCTTCAGGACAGAAACAAACTGAAGCCGCCAACTAT CTCGAGAAACGATGGAAGACCTTGGAAGctgagaagaaggatttGGATCGAGCAGGTGTGATTGAA ATGGCTATTGAATGTCTCTCGTCAATCTGCGCAACGGACTTCAAGGCGTCTGAAATCGAAATTGGTATTTCCTCATTGTCACCGGATGAGAAGCACATCGAAGGTCAGGGTGGAAGGTTTAGGCAGATGGATGAGCGGGAAAGAGATGAGTGGTTGGTCAGGGTCGGAGAGAAGGACTAG
- a CDS encoding Aerobic respiration-related protein, putative (Similar to TIGR gene model, INSD accession AAW41667.1), protein MASLAGFSSRAALSAFSCPTCTPRFIHPRSNFLQTVQKYSTFPSPKNAASAVGNRAQPRITAEEARRAVEAARQRMYQERAKKNRSIMLYSAGSRIVQLFLALGITYAAVPLYRAFCSATGFAGTPMTDTSRFTPDRLYVTPETEGRKRITVHFQSSSAESLPWKFEPVTKSVRVLPGETALAFYTAKNYGDKDLIGIATYNITPDKIAPYFAKVECFCFEEQRIRAGEEVDLPVFFFIDRDIVDEPQLDNLDDVVLNYTFFRARRNDMGHAVPDAPEDVIQKSQGFENYELAKKA, encoded by the exons ATGGCTTCATTAGCTGGATTCTCTAGCCGAGCGGCGCTCAGTGCATTC TCTTGCCCAACTTGCACTCCCCGCTTCATTCACCCTCGGTCCAACTTTTTGCAAACCGTCCAAAAATATTCTACCTTTCCTTCCCCCAAAAATGCCGCTTCTGCAGTTGGAAACCGCGCTCAGCCTCGAATAACTGCTGAAGAAGCTCGTCGCGCGGTTGAGGCTGCTCGGCAAAGAATGTACCAGGAGAgagcaaaaaaaaatagAAGTATCATGTTATATTCTGCTGGTAGT CGTATTGTGCAGCTGTTCCTTGCGCTCGGTATCACCTACGCTGCCGTTCCCCTCTACCGAGCTTTCTGCTCCGCCACTGGTTTCGCTGGCACTCCCATGACCGACACCTCACGATTTACCCCTGACCGTCTCTACGTCACCCCCGAAACTGAAGGTCGTAAACGTATAACGGTACACTTCCAGTCATCTAGCGCAGAATCTTTGCCGTGGAAATTTGAGCCTGTGACCAAGAGTGTGAGGGTGTTGCCCGGTGAAACGGCGTTGGCGTTCTACACAGCGAAGAACTATGGTGATAAGGATTTAATTGGTATTGCTACCTACAACATCACTCCTGACAAG ATCGCCCCTTACTTCGCCAAGGTCGAATGTTTCTGCTTCGAAGAGCAAAGGATCCGAGCgggagaagaagtggaTTTGCCAGTGTTTTTTTTCATCGACCGTGATATCGTCGATGAGCCACAGTTAGACAACTTGGACGATGTGGTGTTGAACTACACCTTCTTTCG TGCTCGAAGGAATGACATGGGTCACGCCGTTCCAGATGCCCCAGAGGATGTCATCCAGAAATCTCAAGGATTTGAGAATTATGAACTTGCGAAAAAAGCATAG